In Streptomyces seoulensis, the following are encoded in one genomic region:
- the ligA gene encoding NAD-dependent DNA ligase LigA yields MAGDKQAATTAVPAEARERHGRLAEQVEEHRFRYYVKDAPVVSDAEFDQLLKSLEALEEEFPELRTPDSPTQKVAGSYETEFTAVAHRERMLSLDNTFNDEELAAWADRIARELGDQTYHFLCELKVDGLAVNLTYEHGRLTRAATRGDGRTGEDITPNVRTITDIPERLHGDRVPDLVEIRGEVYFPMEKFLELNERLVAAGDKPFANPRNAAAGSLRQKDPRVTASRPLHMVVHGIGAHEGFEGLTRLSEAYDLLKTWGLPTSPHNRVVDGLDGVREFIAYYGEHRHSVDHEIDGVVVKLDEIRLQGRLGSTARAPRWAIAYKYAPEEVNTKLIDIKVGVGRTGRVTPYAQVEPVTVAGSEVEFATLHNQEVVKAKGVLIGDTVVLRKAGDVIPEILGPVADLRDGSEREFVMPSECPECGTPLRPMKEGDIDLRCPNARACPAQLRERVAYLAGRECLDIEHFGGVAAAALTRPLEPADPPLVDEGDLFDLTVEKLLPIKAHVLDPDSGLPKRDPKTGEEKVVTVFANQKGEPKKNTLSLLEHIEAAKQRPLARFINGLSIRHVGPVAAQALAREFRSVDRIEAATEEELAATDGVGPIIAAALKEWFAEDWHREIVRKWKAAGVPLEEAAGDEDEGPRPLEGMTVVVTGTLENFTRDGAKDALQSRGAKVTGSVSKKTSFVVVGDNPGSKYDKAMQLKVPVLDEDGFTVLLERGPEAAAEVALPTGE; encoded by the coding sequence GTGGCCGGCGACAAGCAAGCGGCGACGACGGCGGTGCCCGCCGAGGCGCGCGAGAGGCACGGGCGGCTCGCGGAGCAGGTCGAGGAACACCGCTTCCGGTACTACGTGAAGGACGCTCCCGTCGTCAGCGACGCGGAGTTCGACCAGCTGCTGAAGTCCCTGGAGGCCCTGGAGGAGGAGTTCCCGGAGCTGCGCACCCCGGACTCGCCCACCCAGAAGGTCGCCGGGTCCTACGAGACGGAGTTCACCGCGGTCGCGCACCGCGAGCGGATGCTGTCCCTGGACAACACCTTCAACGACGAGGAACTCGCCGCCTGGGCCGACCGCATCGCCCGCGAACTGGGCGACCAGACCTACCACTTCCTGTGCGAGCTGAAGGTCGACGGACTCGCCGTCAACCTCACCTACGAGCACGGCCGCCTCACCCGCGCCGCGACCAGGGGCGACGGCCGCACCGGTGAGGACATCACGCCCAACGTCCGCACCATCACCGACATCCCCGAGCGTCTGCACGGCGACAGGGTGCCCGACCTCGTGGAGATCCGCGGCGAGGTCTACTTCCCGATGGAAAAGTTCCTGGAGCTGAACGAGCGTCTGGTCGCCGCCGGGGACAAGCCCTTCGCCAACCCCCGTAACGCGGCCGCCGGTTCGCTCCGTCAGAAGGACCCCCGCGTCACCGCGAGCCGCCCGCTGCACATGGTCGTCCACGGCATCGGCGCCCACGAGGGCTTCGAGGGCCTGACCCGGCTCTCCGAGGCGTACGACCTGCTGAAGACCTGGGGCCTGCCCACCTCCCCGCACAACCGCGTGGTCGACGGCCTCGACGGCGTACGGGAGTTCATCGCGTACTACGGCGAGCACCGGCACTCCGTGGACCACGAGATCGACGGGGTCGTCGTCAAGCTCGACGAGATCCGCCTCCAGGGCCGGCTCGGCTCCACCGCGCGCGCCCCGCGCTGGGCCATCGCGTACAAGTACGCGCCGGAGGAGGTCAACACCAAGCTGATCGACATCAAGGTGGGCGTCGGCCGCACCGGCCGCGTCACCCCGTACGCCCAGGTCGAGCCGGTCACGGTGGCGGGCAGCGAGGTCGAGTTCGCCACCCTGCACAACCAGGAGGTCGTCAAGGCCAAGGGCGTGCTCATCGGGGACACCGTGGTGCTGCGCAAGGCCGGTGACGTCATCCCGGAGATCCTCGGGCCGGTCGCCGACCTCCGGGACGGCAGCGAGCGGGAGTTCGTGATGCCCAGCGAGTGCCCCGAGTGCGGGACGCCGCTGCGGCCCATGAAGGAGGGCGACATCGACCTCCGCTGCCCCAACGCCCGTGCCTGCCCGGCCCAGTTGCGGGAGCGGGTCGCCTATCTCGCGGGCCGCGAGTGCCTGGACATCGAGCACTTCGGCGGGGTCGCGGCCGCCGCGCTCACCCGGCCGCTGGAGCCCGCCGACCCGCCGCTGGTGGACGAGGGCGACCTGTTCGACCTCACGGTGGAGAAGCTGCTGCCCATCAAGGCGCATGTGCTGGACCCGGACAGCGGGCTGCCCAAGCGCGACCCGAAGACCGGCGAGGAGAAGGTCGTCACCGTCTTCGCCAACCAGAAGGGCGAGCCGAAGAAGAACACCCTCTCCCTGCTGGAGCACATCGAGGCCGCCAAGCAGCGCCCGCTGGCCCGGTTCATCAACGGCCTCTCCATCCGGCACGTCGGCCCCGTCGCCGCCCAGGCGCTCGCCCGCGAGTTCCGGTCGGTCGACCGCATCGAAGCGGCCACCGAGGAGGAGCTGGCCGCCACCGACGGAGTCGGCCCGATCATCGCGGCCGCGCTCAAGGAGTGGTTCGCCGAGGACTGGCACCGCGAGATCGTGCGCAAGTGGAAGGCGGCCGGGGTCCCGCTGGAGGAGGCCGCCGGGGACGAGGACGAGGGGCCCCGCCCGCTGGAGGGGATGACCGTCGTCGTCACCGGCACGCTGGAGAACTTCACCCGGGACGGCGCCAAGGACGCACTCCAGAGCCGGGGCGCGAAAGTGACCGGTTCCGTCTCCAAGAAGACCTCCTTCGTGGTCGTCGGCGACAACCCCGGCTCCAAGTACGACAAGGCGATGCAGCTCAAGGTGCCGGTGCTCGACGAGGACGGATTCACCGTCCTGCTGGAGCGCGGACCCGAGGCGGCGGCCGAAGTCGCGCTTCCGACCGGGGAGTAG
- the gatB gene encoding Asp-tRNA(Asn)/Glu-tRNA(Gln) amidotransferase subunit GatB encodes MTTTTDLVSYEDALSSYDPVMGLEVHVELGTHTKMFCGCSTELGAEPNSQTCPVCLGLPGALPVVNATGVESAIKIGLALNCSIAEWCRFARKNYFYPDMPKNFQTSQYDEPIAFDGYLDVQLEDGETFRVEIERAHMEEDTGKSTHVGGATGRIHGASHSLLDYNRAGIPLIEIVTKPIEGAGERAPEVARAYVRELREVIRALGVSEARMEMGQMRCDVNLSLRPHGREKFGTRSETKNVNSLRSVERAARFEIMRHAAVLDGGGTIIQETRHFHEDTGSTTSGRVKEEAEDYRYFPEPDLVPVAPSREWVEKIRAALPELPLARRTRLLAEWGISATDMQSITNAGALDLIVATIDAGADAASARKWWMGELARSANESQKALDELAITPVQVARVTELVNSGDLNDKLARQVIEGVLAGEGTPDEVVEKRGLKVVSDEGALTTAVDEAIAGNPAIADKIRGGKVAAAGALVGAVMKATRGQADAARVKELILDRLGVSEG; translated from the coding sequence GTGACCACCACGACCGACCTGGTGTCGTACGAGGACGCGCTGTCGTCGTACGACCCCGTCATGGGCCTTGAGGTCCATGTCGAACTCGGCACCCACACCAAGATGTTCTGCGGCTGTTCGACCGAGCTGGGCGCCGAGCCCAACTCGCAGACCTGCCCGGTCTGCCTCGGCCTGCCCGGCGCGCTCCCGGTCGTCAACGCGACCGGCGTCGAGTCCGCGATCAAGATCGGCCTCGCGCTGAACTGCTCGATCGCCGAATGGTGCCGCTTCGCCCGGAAGAACTACTTCTATCCGGACATGCCGAAGAACTTCCAGACCTCCCAGTACGACGAGCCGATCGCCTTCGACGGTTACCTCGACGTGCAGCTGGAGGACGGTGAGACCTTCCGCGTGGAGATCGAGCGCGCCCACATGGAGGAGGACACCGGCAAGTCGACGCACGTCGGCGGTGCCACCGGCCGTATCCACGGCGCGTCCCACTCGCTGCTGGACTACAACCGCGCGGGCATCCCGCTCATCGAGATCGTCACCAAGCCCATCGAGGGCGCGGGCGAGCGGGCCCCCGAGGTCGCGCGCGCCTACGTCCGCGAGCTGCGCGAGGTCATCCGGGCCCTCGGTGTCTCCGAGGCGCGGATGGAGATGGGCCAGATGCGCTGCGACGTGAACCTGTCGCTGCGCCCGCACGGCCGCGAGAAGTTCGGTACGCGCTCGGAGACGAAGAACGTCAACTCGCTGCGCTCGGTCGAGCGCGCCGCCCGTTTCGAGATCATGCGCCACGCGGCCGTGCTCGACGGCGGCGGCACGATCATCCAGGAGACCCGCCACTTCCACGAGGACACCGGGTCGACGACCTCGGGCCGCGTGAAGGAGGAGGCCGAGGACTACCGGTACTTCCCGGAGCCCGACCTCGTCCCGGTGGCGCCCTCGCGCGAGTGGGTCGAGAAGATCCGCGCCGCGCTGCCCGAGCTGCCGCTGGCCCGCCGTACCCGCCTGCTGGCGGAGTGGGGCATCTCGGCCACCGACATGCAGTCGATCACCAACGCCGGTGCGCTGGACCTGATCGTCGCCACCATCGACGCCGGTGCCGACGCGGCCTCCGCCCGCAAGTGGTGGATGGGCGAGCTGGCGCGCAGCGCCAACGAGTCCCAGAAGGCGCTGGACGAGCTGGCGATCACGCCGGTGCAGGTCGCGCGGGTCACCGAGCTGGTGAACTCCGGCGACCTGAACGACAAGCTGGCCCGCCAGGTCATCGAGGGCGTCCTCGCCGGTGAGGGCACGCCGGACGAGGTCGTGGAGAAGCGCGGCCTCAAGGTCGTCTCCGACGAGGGTGCGCTGACCACCGCCGTCGACGAGGCCATCGCCGGCAACCCGGCCATCGCGGACAAGATCCGCGGCGGCAAGGTGGCGGCGGCCGGCGCGCTGGTCGGCGCGGTCATGAAGGCCACCCGTGGCCAGGCCGACGCCGCCCGCGTCAAGGAGCTGATCCTGGACCGGCTGGGTGTGAGCGAGGGCTGA
- a CDS encoding methionine synthase, with amino-acid sequence MSENTQVTFPAATGVGSMPGGDARETAKTVTGSLEDFPYLAELPARGPGADMIGRTAGMLVELYARVEPSGWRLSDRPGRDTRRAHAWLRQDLDALEEFTQGYEGDVKVQAVGPWTLAAALELRNGEAVLSDPGACRDLTASLAEGLRLHLADVRRRIPGARVVLQLDEPSLTAVLRGQIRTASGYRTHRAVDRQVVESGLREVLGASGPGPTVVHSCAPDVPFALLRRAGTDAVSFDFGLLTERDDDAIGEAVEGGTRLFAGVVPGTDAALSDPAGSVMGVRTLWRRLGLRPGLLAEAVTVTPTCGLAGASPAYARQALAHCVRAARSLADNPE; translated from the coding sequence GTGAGTGAGAACACCCAGGTCACCTTCCCCGCGGCCACCGGCGTCGGCTCGATGCCCGGCGGGGACGCGCGCGAGACCGCCAAGACCGTCACCGGCAGCCTGGAGGACTTCCCGTACCTCGCCGAGCTGCCCGCGCGCGGCCCCGGCGCCGACATGATCGGCCGCACCGCCGGGATGCTGGTCGAGCTGTACGCGCGCGTGGAGCCCAGCGGCTGGCGGCTGTCCGACCGGCCCGGCCGCGACACCCGGCGCGCGCACGCGTGGCTGCGCCAGGACCTCGACGCCCTGGAGGAGTTCACCCAGGGCTACGAGGGCGACGTCAAGGTGCAGGCGGTCGGCCCCTGGACGCTCGCCGCCGCGCTGGAGCTGCGCAACGGCGAGGCGGTGCTGTCCGACCCCGGCGCCTGCCGCGACCTCACCGCCTCGCTCGCCGAGGGCCTGCGCCTGCACCTGGCCGACGTCCGCCGCCGCATCCCCGGCGCCCGCGTGGTGCTCCAGCTCGACGAGCCCTCCCTCACCGCCGTGCTGCGCGGCCAGATCCGCACCGCCAGCGGCTACCGCACCCACCGCGCCGTGGACCGGCAGGTCGTGGAGTCCGGGCTGCGCGAGGTGCTCGGCGCGAGCGGCCCCGGCCCCACCGTCGTCCACTCCTGCGCCCCCGACGTGCCGTTCGCGCTGCTGCGGCGCGCGGGCACCGACGCCGTCTCCTTCGACTTCGGCCTGCTCACCGAGCGTGACGACGACGCGATCGGGGAGGCCGTCGAGGGCGGCACCCGGCTGTTCGCCGGTGTCGTCCCCGGCACGGATGCCGCATTGTCAGACCCTGCCGGTAGCGTCATGGGTGTCAGGACGCTGTGGCGCAGGCTGGGGCTGCGGCCGGGGCTGCTCGCGGAGGCGGTCACGGTCACGCCCACGTGCGGTCTCGCGGGTGCTTCCCCCGCCTACGCCCGCCAGGCGCTCGCCCACTGCGTCCGGGCGGCGAGATCCCTCGCGGACAACCCTGAGTAA
- a CDS encoding DUF427 domain-containing protein produces the protein MAHGHTITIEEGEQRVRVVHDGQVLAETDRPLVLHETGCPPRYYLPAKDVRLDLLTPSDTHTDCPFKGTASYWSLPDAPDLVWAYPDPKPEVARIKDHYCFYSPEVA, from the coding sequence ATGGCACACGGACACACGATCACCATCGAAGAGGGCGAGCAGCGCGTGCGCGTCGTGCACGACGGCCAGGTGCTCGCGGAGACCGACCGGCCCCTCGTGCTGCACGAGACGGGCTGTCCGCCCCGGTACTACCTCCCCGCGAAGGACGTCCGGCTCGATCTGCTGACTCCCTCGGACACCCACACCGACTGCCCCTTCAAGGGCACGGCGTCCTACTGGTCGCTGCCGGACGCGCCCGATCTGGTGTGGGCGTACCCGGACCCGAAGCCGGAGGTGGCCCGGATCAAGGACCACTACTGCTTCTACTCCCCCGAAGTGGCCTGA
- a CDS encoding TIGR00730 family Rossman fold protein, producing MNICVFLSAADLDERYTRPAREFGELLGKGGHTLVWGGSDSGLMKVVADGVQEAGGRLVGVSVEFLSAVARPGADEMVIAADLAERKRLLLQKADAVVIMVGGTGTLDEATEILELKKHGRTTKPVVLLNTAGFYDGLEQQFRRMEAEGFLPRPLSELMHFADGPAAALAHLEESLAAG from the coding sequence ATGAACATCTGCGTCTTCCTCTCCGCCGCCGACCTCGACGAGCGCTACACGCGCCCCGCGCGGGAGTTCGGGGAACTGCTCGGCAAGGGCGGCCACACGCTCGTCTGGGGCGGTTCGGACTCCGGCCTGATGAAGGTGGTCGCGGACGGCGTGCAGGAGGCCGGAGGCAGGCTTGTGGGCGTCTCCGTGGAGTTCCTGTCGGCGGTCGCCCGGCCCGGCGCGGACGAGATGGTGATCGCCGCCGACCTCGCCGAGCGCAAGCGGCTGCTGCTTCAGAAGGCCGACGCCGTGGTGATCATGGTCGGCGGCACCGGCACCCTGGACGAGGCCACCGAGATCCTGGAACTGAAGAAGCACGGCCGCACCACCAAGCCCGTGGTGCTGCTCAACACCGCCGGCTTCTACGACGGCCTGGAGCAGCAGTTCCGCCGCATGGAGGCCGAGGGCTTCCTGCCGCGCCCGCTGTCGGAGCTGATGCACTTCGCCGACGGGCCGGCCGCCGCCCTGGCCCACCTGGAGGAGTCCCTCGCCGCGGGCTGA
- a CDS encoding PQQ-dependent sugar dehydrogenase has product MRSRTVPAVLAATTLLLGAGCSSGGGDGRGSPDENTVTVSVPSETAPPAKGSVKVLRTVAEGLKSPWGLAPLPDGNLLVSSRDDATLTRIDARTGKKTVTGRISGVEPAGEGGLLGIALSPGFASDHMVYACFTSASDNRVVRVRYDEKRAPGDQLGAPDTVFKGIPKGHIHNGGRIAFGPDGMLYIGTGESGDSGLAPDKKSLGGKILRITPEGEPAPGNPLGRSPVYSYGHRNVQGLAWDRQQRLFASEFGQDTWDELNAIKPGGDYGWPAAEGKGSDPRFQNPLAQWHTDDASPSGIAQVDGVIWMAGLRGERLWRVPLRSTSASAPPQAFLDGTYGRLRTVAPAGQDRLWLLTSNTDGRGDPKKGDDRLLELRVR; this is encoded by the coding sequence GTGCGAAGCCGAACCGTGCCCGCCGTACTCGCCGCGACCACGCTGCTGCTGGGCGCGGGCTGCTCCTCGGGCGGGGGTGACGGGCGGGGATCGCCCGACGAGAACACGGTGACGGTCAGCGTGCCGTCGGAGACCGCGCCGCCCGCCAAGGGCTCGGTGAAGGTGCTGCGGACGGTGGCCGAGGGGCTCAAGAGCCCGTGGGGGCTGGCCCCGCTGCCCGACGGGAACCTGCTGGTCTCCTCCCGCGACGACGCCACCCTCACCCGGATCGACGCCAGGACCGGCAAGAAGACGGTGACCGGCCGGATCTCCGGGGTCGAGCCCGCCGGCGAGGGCGGCCTGCTGGGCATCGCCCTCTCCCCCGGCTTCGCCTCGGACCACATGGTCTACGCCTGCTTCACCTCCGCCTCCGACAACCGTGTGGTCCGCGTCCGGTACGACGAGAAGCGCGCCCCCGGTGACCAACTGGGCGCCCCGGACACGGTGTTCAAGGGCATCCCCAAGGGCCACATCCACAACGGCGGCCGGATCGCCTTCGGCCCGGACGGCATGCTGTACATCGGTACCGGCGAGAGCGGCGACAGCGGGCTGGCCCCCGACAAGAAGTCGCTGGGCGGCAAGATCCTGCGGATCACCCCGGAGGGCGAGCCCGCGCCGGGCAACCCCCTCGGCCGCTCCCCGGTGTACTCCTACGGCCACCGCAATGTGCAGGGTCTGGCCTGGGACCGGCAACAGCGGCTGTTCGCCTCGGAGTTCGGGCAGGACACCTGGGACGAGCTGAACGCGATCAAGCCGGGCGGCGACTACGGCTGGCCCGCCGCCGAGGGCAAGGGCTCCGATCCGCGCTTCCAGAATCCGCTGGCCCAGTGGCACACCGACGACGCGTCCCCGAGCGGTATCGCCCAAGTGGACGGGGTGATCTGGATGGCCGGCCTCCGGGGCGAGCGCCTGTGGCGCGTCCCGTTGCGCTCCACCTCGGCGTCGGCCCCGCCGCAGGCGTTCCTGGACGGGACGTACGGCCGGCTGCGCACGGTGGCCCCGGCCGGGCAGGACCGGCTGTGGCTGCTGACCAGCAACACCGACGGCCGGGGCGACCCCAAGAAGGGCGACGACCGGCTGCTGGAGCTGCGGGTCCGCTGA
- the gatA gene encoding Asp-tRNA(Asn)/Glu-tRNA(Gln) amidotransferase subunit GatA — protein sequence MTDIIKLTAAQTAEKIASGELTAVEVAEAHLARIEAVDEKVHAFLHVDREGALAQARAVDAKRARGEQLGPLAGVPLALKDIFTTEGVPTTVGSKILEGWLPPYDATLTKRLKAADVVILGKTNMDEFAMGSSTESSAYGPTGNPWDLTKIPGGSGGGSAAALAAFEAPLAIGTDTGGSIRQPAAVTGTVGVKPTYGSVSRYGMVAFSSSLDQGGPCARTVLDTALLHEVIAGHDPLDSTSIDAPVPPVVEAARNGSVAGMRVGVVKQFRGEGYQAGVLQRFDESVELLKELGAEIVELDCPSFDLALSAYYLIAPSECSSNLARFDGLRYGRRVGDDGTHSAEEVTSLTREAGFGDEVKRRIMLGTYALSSGYYDAYYGSAQKVRTLITQDFEKAFEKVDVIVSPTTPTTAFPIGERADDPIAMYLADLCTIPTNLAGNAAMSLPCGLAPEDNLPVGLQIIAPALKDDRLYKVGAAVEAAFVERWGHPLIEEAPSL from the coding sequence ATGACCGACATCATCAAGCTCACGGCCGCCCAGACCGCCGAGAAGATCGCCTCCGGCGAGCTGACGGCCGTCGAGGTCGCCGAGGCACACCTGGCGCGCATCGAGGCCGTCGACGAGAAGGTGCACGCCTTCCTGCACGTCGACCGCGAGGGCGCCCTCGCCCAGGCGCGCGCCGTGGACGCCAAGCGAGCCCGTGGCGAGCAGCTCGGCCCGCTGGCCGGCGTCCCGCTCGCGCTGAAGGACATCTTCACCACCGAGGGCGTGCCGACCACGGTCGGCTCGAAGATCCTCGAGGGCTGGCTCCCGCCGTACGACGCGACGCTCACCAAGCGGCTCAAGGCCGCCGACGTGGTCATCCTCGGCAAGACCAACATGGACGAGTTCGCCATGGGGTCCTCCACCGAGAGCAGCGCCTACGGCCCGACCGGCAACCCGTGGGACCTCACCAAGATCCCCGGCGGCTCCGGAGGCGGCTCCGCCGCCGCGCTCGCCGCCTTCGAGGCCCCGCTCGCCATCGGCACCGACACCGGCGGCTCCATCCGCCAGCCGGCCGCCGTCACCGGCACCGTCGGCGTCAAGCCGACCTACGGCTCGGTCTCCCGCTACGGCATGGTCGCCTTCTCCTCCTCCCTGGACCAGGGCGGCCCCTGCGCCCGCACGGTGCTGGACACGGCGCTGCTGCACGAGGTCATCGCGGGCCACGACCCGCTGGACTCCACCTCCATCGACGCCCCCGTACCGCCGGTCGTCGAGGCCGCGCGCAACGGCTCGGTGGCGGGCATGCGGGTCGGCGTCGTCAAGCAGTTCCGGGGCGAGGGCTACCAGGCCGGTGTCCTCCAGCGCTTCGACGAGTCCGTCGAACTGCTCAAGGAGCTGGGCGCCGAGATCGTCGAGCTGGACTGCCCGTCCTTCGACCTGGCGCTGTCGGCGTACTACCTGATCGCGCCGTCCGAGTGCTCGTCCAACCTCGCCCGCTTCGACGGCCTGCGCTACGGCCGCCGCGTCGGCGACGACGGCACCCACTCGGCCGAGGAGGTCACCTCGCTCACCCGCGAGGCCGGCTTCGGCGACGAGGTCAAGCGCCGCATCATGCTCGGCACGTACGCCCTCTCCAGCGGCTACTACGACGCCTACTACGGCTCCGCGCAGAAGGTCCGCACCCTCATCACGCAGGACTTCGAGAAGGCGTTCGAGAAGGTCGACGTGATCGTCTCCCCGACGACGCCGACCACCGCCTTCCCGATCGGTGAGCGCGCCGACGACCCGATCGCGATGTACCTCGCGGACCTGTGCACCATCCCGACGAACCTCGCGGGCAACGCGGCCATGTCGCTGCCGTGCGGTCTCGCCCCGGAGGACAACCTCCCCGTCGGCCTCCAGATCATCGCCCCGGCGCTGAAGGACGACAGGCTGTACAAGGTCGGCGCCGCCGTCGAGGCCGCCTTCGTGGAAAGGTGGGGTCACCCGTTGATCGAGGAGGCACCGTCGCTGTGA
- a CDS encoding alpha/beta fold hydrolase, producing MDKKTTSVDGTSLAYRVTGEGPTVILVSGAMSTGLTLAPLAAALADRCRAVVYDRRGRGASGDTAPYAVEREVEDLAALMAAVGGEAALFGLSSGGALALLAAASGLPVTRAAVYEVPFNDFLPEGPERQLSYAAALDVALAAGDRGGAAELFLRLTGLGEEMIQRARQSPMWPGLEQVAPSLAYDAALMGDGLLPAEPLSHVPVPVLSAAGSLSPEWLRAGAQAVAEAVPDGAYAVLEGQTHAVEPAFLAPVLADFVTG from the coding sequence ATGGACAAGAAGACGACTTCCGTCGACGGGACCTCGCTCGCGTACCGCGTGACCGGTGAGGGGCCCACGGTCATCCTGGTCAGTGGCGCGATGTCCACCGGGCTGACGCTCGCGCCGCTGGCGGCGGCGCTCGCGGACCGCTGCCGGGCCGTCGTCTACGACCGCCGGGGCCGGGGTGCGAGCGGCGACACGGCGCCGTACGCGGTCGAGCGCGAGGTGGAGGACCTGGCCGCGCTGATGGCGGCCGTGGGCGGCGAGGCGGCCCTCTTCGGGCTGTCCTCGGGCGGCGCGCTGGCGCTGCTGGCGGCCGCGAGCGGCCTGCCGGTGACCCGGGCGGCGGTCTACGAGGTGCCCTTCAACGACTTCCTGCCCGAGGGCCCGGAACGGCAGCTGTCCTACGCGGCCGCCCTGGACGTGGCCCTCGCGGCGGGCGACCGGGGCGGGGCGGCGGAGCTGTTCCTGCGGCTGACCGGGCTGGGCGAGGAGATGATCCAGCGGGCCCGCCAGTCCCCGATGTGGCCCGGCCTGGAGCAGGTCGCGCCGAGCCTGGCGTACGACGCCGCCCTGATGGGCGACGGGCTGCTCCCGGCGGAGCCGCTCTCCCACGTCCCGGTGCCGGTGCTGTCGGCGGCGGGCAGCCTGAGCCCGGAGTGGCTGCGGGCGGGCGCCCAGGCGGTCGCGGAGGCGGTGCCGGACGGCGCGTACGCGGTGCTGGAGGGGCAGACGCACGCGGTCGAGCCGGCGTTCCTCGCGCCGGTACTGGCCGACTTCGTCACCGGCTGA
- a CDS encoding SDR family oxidoreductase, translating into MATHVITGAGSGIGAAVARRLHARGDDLVLHARDAGRAKELAAEFPGATTLVGDLADPDKLSWAFSHQSLPDRVDSLLHIAGVVDLGDVGDLTPKSWRHQLGVNLIAPAELTRHFLPQLRTARGQVVFVNSGAGLNAHAGWSAYAASKHGLKALADSLRQEEHGNGVRVSSVYPGRTASPMQAKVHQQEGKEYDPARFIDPESVADTILLALDLPRDAEINDLTVRPGR; encoded by the coding sequence ATGGCTACTCATGTGATCACCGGCGCCGGTTCCGGCATCGGCGCCGCCGTCGCCCGCAGGCTGCACGCGCGCGGGGACGACCTCGTGCTGCACGCGCGCGACGCGGGCCGCGCCAAGGAACTGGCTGCCGAGTTCCCCGGCGCCACCACCCTGGTGGGCGACCTCGCCGACCCCGACAAGCTGTCCTGGGCCTTCTCCCACCAGTCCCTGCCGGACCGGGTGGACTCGCTGCTGCACATCGCCGGGGTCGTCGACCTCGGCGACGTCGGGGACCTCACCCCCAAGTCCTGGCGCCACCAGCTGGGCGTCAACCTGATCGCGCCCGCCGAGCTGACCCGGCACTTCCTGCCCCAGCTCCGCACCGCCCGCGGCCAGGTGGTCTTCGTCAACTCCGGCGCCGGACTCAACGCGCACGCCGGCTGGTCCGCGTACGCCGCCTCCAAGCACGGGCTGAAGGCGCTCGCGGACTCGCTGCGCCAGGAGGAGCACGGCAACGGGGTCCGGGTCAGCTCGGTCTACCCCGGCCGCACCGCCAGCCCCATGCAGGCCAAGGTGCACCAGCAGGAGGGCAAGGAGTACGACCCCGCGCGGTTCATCGACCCCGAGTCGGTCGCGGACACGATCCTGCTCGCCCTGGACCTGCCCCGGGACGCCGAGATCAACGACCTGACCGTGCGCCCCGGCCGCTGA
- the gatC gene encoding Asp-tRNA(Asn)/Glu-tRNA(Gln) amidotransferase subunit GatC, whose amino-acid sequence MPGITREEVAHLARLARLELKPEELDHFAGQLDDIIGAVARVSEVADQDVPPTSHPLPLTNVMRADEVRPSLTPAQALSGAPAQEQQRFKVPQILGED is encoded by the coding sequence ATGCCTGGCATCACGCGCGAGGAGGTCGCCCACCTCGCCCGGCTGGCGCGTCTGGAGCTGAAGCCCGAAGAGCTCGACCACTTCGCCGGCCAGCTCGACGACATCATCGGCGCGGTCGCCCGCGTCAGCGAGGTCGCCGACCAAGACGTACCGCCGACCTCGCACCCGCTCCCGCTGACGAACGTCATGCGGGCGGACGAGGTCCGTCCCTCGCTCACCCCCGCGCAGGCGCTCTCCGGCGCCCCCGCCCAGGAGCAGCAGCGTTTCAAGGTGCCGCAGATCCTGGGGGAGGACTAA